The Acidihalobacter prosperus genomic sequence CTTGGCGGAAGCGATATTGGCCAAGGTTTGACTCCTTAAGGGAATTCAGTATCGGGAAAGGTGCCGGATTATCCTTGCGCGGCTTCGCCGTGTCAATCCCGCCGCCGGGCTTGCGTGCGCGGGGGTGCGTACTTATTGTGTCGTGTCCCTCGAACCCGGAGCCCGCCCCTGAGCCGCAAGCTGTTCCGCTCCACCGCCGTCGTCAGCGCGATGACCCTGGTCTCGCGCATTTTCGGCTATCTGCGCGACATGGTGCTGGCCGTCTATTTCGGCGCCAACGGCGCGACCGACGCTTTCTTCGTCGCCTTCCGCATCCCCAACTTCCTGCGCCGGCTGTTCGCCGAGGGTGCCTTCTCGCAGGCCTTCGTGCCGGTGTTCACCGAATACAAGGAACGCCAGTCGCCGGAGGAGCTGCGCGAACTGCTGGCCAGCACCGCAGGTACCCTGAGCGGGGTGCTGTTCGTGGTCACAGCGCTCGGCGTCGTCGCGGCACCCGTGCTGATCTTCGTGTTCGCCCCGGGCTTCACCACCGACCCGGCGCGCTATGCGCTGGCCAGCGAGATGCTGCGCATCACCTTCCCGTATCTGCTGTTCATCGCCCTGACCGCACTGGCCGGAGGCGTGCTCAACAGCTTCGGCCGCTTCGCGGTGCCCGCGCTGACCCCGGTGCTGCTCAACCTCTCGCTGATCGGCGCCACCCTGTGGCTGTCGCCGCACCTGCACGAACCGGTGGTCGCGCTGGCCATCGGTGTGCTGATCGCGGGCGTGCTGCAGCTGCTTTTCCAGTTGCCTTTCCTGCTGCGTCTCGGCCTGCTGCCGCGCCCCCAGCTGGCCTGGGCGCACGAGGGCGTGCGTCGGATCATGCGCCTGATGGTGCCGGCGCTGTTCGGCTCTTCGGTGGTGCAGGTCAACCTGCTGTTCGACACCCTGGTGGCCTCGTTCCTGGCCGCCGGCAGCATCTCGTGGCTGTATTACTCGGATCGATTCGTCGATCTGCCGCTGGCGCTGTTCGGCATCGCGCTCGGCACCGTGATCCTGCCACAGCTCTCGCGGCACAAGGCACAGGGCGCGGTCGCCGATTTCGAGGCGACCCTGGAATGGGCGATCCGCATCGCGCTGGTCGTCGCCGTGCCCGCCGCGCTGGGGCTCGCCCTGCTGTCCGGCCCGATTCTCTCCGCCTTGATCGAATACCGCGCCTTCAATGCCGAGGACGCGCGCATGGCCTCGATGAGCCTCGCCGCCTTCGCCAGCGGCCTGCCGGCGTTCATGCTCATCAAGGTGCTCGCTCCCGGCTTCTATTCCCGTCAGGACACGCGCACACCGGTGCGCATCGGCATCGTCGCGATGTTGGTCAACATGACGCTGACCGCGCTGATCGTCACGCCCTGGTATCTGCTCAAACTGCCGGGACCGCACGCCGGGCTGGCGCTGTCCACCTCGCTGGCCGCCTATCTCAACGCCGGATTGCTATACCGCCGGCTGCGCCTCGACGGCGTGTACGCCACCCCGCGCTGGGGCGGCTACGGCTGGCGCGCGCTGGTCTCCGGCGCCGCCATGGCGGCCTGCCTGTACTGGCTGACGCCGCCGGCCACGGCCTGGACGGGGTGGGATGCGCTGCATCGCGCGCTGCATCTCGGCGGACTGGTCGGCGCCGGCGCGCTGGCCTACGCGATACCGCTGTGGCTGCTCGGCGTGCGCCCGCGCGCGCTGCTCGGACGTCCCCGCGGCTGAACCGGTTCAGCCCAGACCGTAACGACGCAGCTTGCGGTACAGGGTCCGTTCGCTGACGCCGAGCGCCTCGGCCACCCGCCGGCGGTGCCCGCCGTGCTCGGCAAGCAGTTCCTCGATGTAGCGGCTCTCGACCCGGCGCAGCGATGGCGCCCCGCCCGGCTCGACCGCATGCGCGCGACGCTTCGCCGGGCCGCTAGGACACAGGTCGAGCTGGCGTACGTCGATCACGCCGTCCGACGACAACGCGACGGCCCGTTGCAGCAGATTCTTGAGTTCGCGGATGTTGCCGGGAAAGTCGTATTCCATCAGGCAGTCCACCGCCTCGCGGGTCATGTAGCAGGGGCGCCCGTGTTCACGGCACAGCTGGTTGAGCAGGGCATCGGCCAGCGCGGGGATGTCCTCGCGCCGCTCGCGCAGCGGCGGCAAGCCGACCACGATGCAGGCCAGCCGGTAATAGAGATCCTCGCGGAAGGTCCCGTCGCTCACGCTGCGGCGCAGGTCGCGGTTGGTGGCGGCGACCACGCGCACGTCGGCATGCAGCTGGCTGCGCCCGCCGACGCGGCGGAATTCGCCGGACTCAAGCACGCGCAGCAGCTTGGCCTGCAGCTCCAGCGGCAGCTCGCCGACCTCGTCGAGAAACAGCGTGCCCTTGTCGGCCTGCTCGAACAGGCCGGGGCGCCGTCCCACGCTGCCGGTGTAGGCGCCGCGCTCATGGCCGAACAGTTCGGCCTCGAACAGATTCGCGTTGAGCGTGGTGCAGTCGACCGTGACCAGCGGCCCCTCGGCGCGTGGGCTGCGATGATGCACGAAGCGCGCGGCCAATTCCTTGCCCACACCGCTCTCGCCCTGCAGCAGCACGCTGGCCTGACTCGACGCCGACTGGCCGAGTTGCTGCAGCATGCGCAGGTAACGCGGCGAGAAGCCGATCATGCGCCCCTCGCAGTGCGTCGTCTCGGGCGTCGCCAGACGCTCGATGGCCTCACCCAGCCACAACTGCCCGCCAGCGCCGCGAATCGCGTGGCCGCGGATACGCACCTGCTCGGCCTGGCCGCGGCCGTCGTAATGGGTGTGCAGCACTTCGTGGGTCCCCCCGGTCGCAAATACCTGGCGGTGCGGACAGTCCTCGCCGTTGAGATGGCAGGGCCGGTCAAGCCGATGGGAGACCTCGTAGCAATGGCGTCCGACCAGCCCGGCACGCTCGTCCAGTCCGTAGGCGCGCCGGTAGGCGCGATTGGCGGCAACCAGGCGGTATTCGTCGTCGATCAGGACGAAAGGATGTTCCTGCGCATCGATCAGCGACTGGACCAGCTCGATACCGGTTCCGGCAACGGCGACGCGCTGCGGAGAGGGGGCGGAAGTTGTCATGACGGCTCCGTCAGCATGGCCTGACAATCATGTCAGCAACCTGCCCAGCATACGCCCATAACCGGCGCGCTTTACACCCCTCCCAGGCTGGCACAAGTCTTGAGTGCCAATGGATCATTGTCCAGAGCGCAATGGAGCCTGCCCATATGGAAAAGATCAGCATTCTCGTCACCTCGGGCAGCCGCGAGAAACTGCAGATGGCCGGCATGCTTGCCTCGGTCGGCGCGGTCAGCGGCAGCGAGGTGCTGGTGTTTCTGTCGATGAACGCGCTGGCCCCCTTCGTCAAGGATCACGCCGACGACGTACCGGTCGAAGGCGAGATCGGGAGGCTGCTGCTGGACAAGCAGGCGCCGCCCTTTCTGCAACTCTTCGAGCAGGCCGCGGAGCTGGGCGACGCCCGCATCCACCCCTGCTCGATGGCAATGGACATCCTGGGCGTGGGACGCGACGAACTGTTGCCGTTCCTCGGCGCACCGCTCGGACTGACCAAGTTCCTGAGCGAGGCGCAGGATGCGCAGACCTGGAGTTTCTAACCCACGCATGGAGAGCCGGCATGGCCGAAAGACATCAGATCGACGCTCGCGGCAGCTACTGCCCGGGGCCCCTCATGGAACTCATTGCCCGCATCAAGCAGGCCGGGATCGGGGATGAGCTGGAAGTACTGTCGACCGACAAGGGCTCGGCCAACGACATCCCCGAGTGGGTGAAAAAGGTCGGCCACGAAATGGTCGACAGTTTTCAGGCGGACGGGGTCTGGCACGTGGTGATACGCAAGACCAAGTAGCACCCGGCGCAGGCGCGCCGGCATGACAACAACACCAATGCAACGCCAAAGGAGAAGGCCATGAAGATACTGATCGTCGGCGGCGGGATGGGCGGCACCATCCTCGCCAACAACCTCGCAAGACGCCTCAAACACGAGCTCAAGCAGGGCAAGGCGCAGATCACCATGCTTTCCGCCTCCGAACGGCACATGTATCAGCCCGGACTGCTCTACGTCAGTATCGGCCGTATGGCCACCGACGCGCTCTACCGCGAACAGACCTCGCTGCTGGAGCCGGAGATCGAGTTCCACGTCGACCCCGTGACCACCTTCACGCTCGACCAGAACCAGGTCACCACGCAGAGCGGCAAGACCTACGGCTACGACATGCTGGTCATCGCCACCGGCTCGCGCGCCATGCCCGAGACCATTCCGGGTTTGGCCGAAAATTCGGTCAACTGCTACACCGAGGCCAACGCGGTCGAAATGTGGCGTCAGGTGCGCGAATTCCAGGGCGGCACCGTGACCATCGCCGTCGGCGTACCGCACAAGTGCCCGATGATCCCGCTGGAGGTCACCTTCGTGCTGCACGACTACTTCAAGGAGCGCGGCATCCTCGACAAGGTCAAGTTTCAGTACACCTATCCGATCGGCCGCATCCATTCGCTCGCGCCCGTCGGCGAGTGGGCCAAGGGCGAGTTCGACCGCCTGGGCATCCAGTACGAGACCCTGTTCAACATGAAGGAGGTCGACGGCGCCAACAAGGTGGTGCACAGCGAGGAGGGCACCCAGAGCCACTACGACCTGCTGGTCGCGGTGCCGCCGCACAAGGGCATGGCGGTGATCGAGGAGAACGGCCTCGGCCAGAGCGGCTGGATTCCCACCGACCGCCACAGCCTGAAGATGGAAGGGCGCGACAACGTCTACGTGCTCGGCGACACCACCAACCTACCGATCTCCAAGGCCGGCTCCACCGCCCACTTCGAGGCCGAGGCGCTGGCCGAAAACCTGGCCGCCATCGTCAAGCTCGGCGAGCCGGTGCGCGACTACGACGGCAAGGTGTTCTGCTTCATCGAAGCCGGCAGCGACCGCGCCACCTACGCCATGTTCAACTACAACCAGCCGCCCGCGCCGCGTGCGCCCAATCGCGCCGTGCACTGGTTCAAGATGGCCTACAACCAGCTCTACTGGGCCTCCGCCCGCGGCCTGCTGTGAGGAGATCGCCATGACCGAAACCGCA encodes the following:
- the murJ gene encoding murein biosynthesis integral membrane protein MurJ, with product MSRKLFRSTAVVSAMTLVSRIFGYLRDMVLAVYFGANGATDAFFVAFRIPNFLRRLFAEGAFSQAFVPVFTEYKERQSPEELRELLASTAGTLSGVLFVVTALGVVAAPVLIFVFAPGFTTDPARYALASEMLRITFPYLLFIALTALAGGVLNSFGRFAVPALTPVLLNLSLIGATLWLSPHLHEPVVALAIGVLIAGVLQLLFQLPFLLRLGLLPRPQLAWAHEGVRRIMRLMVPALFGSSVVQVNLLFDTLVASFLAAGSISWLYYSDRFVDLPLALFGIALGTVILPQLSRHKAQGAVADFEATLEWAIRIALVVAVPAALGLALLSGPILSALIEYRAFNAEDARMASMSLAAFASGLPAFMLIKVLAPGFYSRQDTRTPVRIGIVAMLVNMTLTALIVTPWYLLKLPGPHAGLALSTSLAAYLNAGLLYRRLRLDGVYATPRWGGYGWRALVSGAAMAACLYWLTPPATAWTGWDALHRALHLGGLVGAGALAYAIPLWLLGVRPRALLGRPRG
- a CDS encoding sigma-54 interaction domain-containing protein, with translation MTTSAPSPQRVAVAGTGIELVQSLIDAQEHPFVLIDDEYRLVAANRAYRRAYGLDERAGLVGRHCYEVSHRLDRPCHLNGEDCPHRQVFATGGTHEVLHTHYDGRGQAEQVRIRGHAIRGAGGQLWLGEAIERLATPETTHCEGRMIGFSPRYLRMLQQLGQSASSQASVLLQGESGVGKELAARFVHHRSPRAEGPLVTVDCTTLNANLFEAELFGHERGAYTGSVGRRPGLFEQADKGTLFLDEVGELPLELQAKLLRVLESGEFRRVGGRSQLHADVRVVAATNRDLRRSVSDGTFREDLYYRLACIVVGLPPLRERREDIPALADALLNQLCREHGRPCYMTREAVDCLMEYDFPGNIRELKNLLQRAVALSSDGVIDVRQLDLCPSGPAKRRAHAVEPGGAPSLRRVESRYIEELLAEHGGHRRRVAEALGVSERTLYRKLRRYGLG
- a CDS encoding DsrE/DsrF/DrsH-like family protein — its product is MEKISILVTSGSREKLQMAGMLASVGAVSGSEVLVFLSMNALAPFVKDHADDVPVEGEIGRLLLDKQAPPFLQLFEQAAELGDARIHPCSMAMDILGVGRDELLPFLGAPLGLTKFLSEAQDAQTWSF
- a CDS encoding sulfurtransferase TusA family protein; its protein translation is MAERHQIDARGSYCPGPLMELIARIKQAGIGDELEVLSTDKGSANDIPEWVKKVGHEMVDSFQADGVWHVVIRKTK
- a CDS encoding NAD(P)/FAD-dependent oxidoreductase, which encodes MKILIVGGGMGGTILANNLARRLKHELKQGKAQITMLSASERHMYQPGLLYVSIGRMATDALYREQTSLLEPEIEFHVDPVTTFTLDQNQVTTQSGKTYGYDMLVIATGSRAMPETIPGLAENSVNCYTEANAVEMWRQVREFQGGTVTIAVGVPHKCPMIPLEVTFVLHDYFKERGILDKVKFQYTYPIGRIHSLAPVGEWAKGEFDRLGIQYETLFNMKEVDGANKVVHSEEGTQSHYDLLVAVPPHKGMAVIEENGLGQSGWIPTDRHSLKMEGRDNVYVLGDTTNLPISKAGSTAHFEAEALAENLAAIVKLGEPVRDYDGKVFCFIEAGSDRATYAMFNYNQPPAPRAPNRAVHWFKMAYNQLYWASARGLL